ACGCTGGATGGCGGCATGGTTGCCCTCACGCAAGACCATTGGCGCCCCGATGCCGCGAAAAATGGGCGGGCGCGTATACTGGGGCGGTCCCAAGAGGCTTTCGTAAAACGAGTCCGTTGTGACGGATTCCCAGTCGCCCACCACCCCGGGCACCATCCGGCTTATCGCTTCAATTATCACCAGCGCAGGCAACTCGCCTCCGCTGAGCACGTAATCGCCAATCGATATCTCTTCGGTGCACAGCGCCGTGCTCACGCGCTCGTCCACCCCTTCATACCGCGCGCACACCAGGACAAGGTCCGGCTCGGCTGCCAGTTCGCGGACCAGTTCCTGGTCCAGCCTGCGGCCTCGTGGCGACATCAGCGCCACCCGCCGCAATGAATTGCGGCCGGCCAGGCTTTCTATCGCCGCCGCGATCGGCTCACACCGCATCACCATGCCCGGACCGCCCCCGTACGGGGCGTCGTCCACGGTGCGGTGACGGTCGGCGGCAA
This window of the Candidatus Hydrogenedentota bacterium genome carries:
- the trmD gene encoding tRNA (guanosine(37)-N1)-methyltransferase TrmD is translated as MRIDVLTLFPEFFEAPLRASLLGKAIEQGLLEVSVTNVRDFAADRHRTVDDAPYGGGPGMVMRCEPIAAAIESLAGRNSLRRVALMSPRGRRLDQELVRELAAEPDLVLVCARYEGVDERVSTALCTEEISIGDYVLSGGELPALVIIEAISRMVPGVVGDWESVTTDSFYESLLGPPQYTRPPIFRGIGAPMVLREGNHAAIQRWRRKEALRVTRARRPDLLKLCSEEDRLLLEEIDREEAERKRGEQP